Proteins encoded by one window of Cylindrospermum stagnale PCC 7417:
- a CDS encoding sedoheptulose 7-phosphate cyclase gives MNKVQASFEATETAFHVQGYEKIDFSLVYVNGAFDIKNRELAETYAKFGRCLTVIDANVYEHYGEQIRSYFKHYDIELTVFPIIITEPAKNLASFEKIVDAFSDFGLVRKEPVLVVGGGLITDVAGFACAAYRRKSNYIRVPTTLIGLIDAGVAIKVAVNHRKLKNRLGAYHAPLKVILDFSFLKTLPMAQVRNGMAELVKIAVVANSEVFELLYEYGEELLSTHFGHVNGTPELKEIAHKLNYEAIKTMLELETPNLHEIDLDRVIAYGHTWSPTLELAPHIPLYHGHAVNIDMALSATIAAQRGYIPTQERDRILDLMSRIGLSLDHPLLDGDLLWYATESISLTRDGKQRAAMPRPIGECFFVNDLTREELDAAVAEHKRLCARYPRGGHGIDAYIESQEAKLLGV, from the coding sequence ATGAATAAAGTTCAAGCATCGTTTGAAGCTACAGAAACTGCCTTTCACGTGCAAGGTTACGAAAAAATCGATTTTAGTCTTGTCTATGTGAACGGTGCATTTGATATCAAAAACAGAGAACTTGCAGAAACCTATGCAAAATTTGGTCGCTGTTTGACTGTGATTGATGCGAATGTATATGAACATTATGGTGAGCAGATCAGGTCATATTTTAAGCACTATGACATTGAACTCACAGTATTTCCCATCATCATTACAGAGCCAGCTAAAAACCTTGCAAGCTTTGAGAAGATTGTTGACGCTTTTTCGGATTTTGGCTTAGTTCGTAAGGAACCAGTCTTAGTCGTCGGTGGTGGTCTAATTACTGATGTGGCTGGGTTTGCTTGCGCTGCTTACCGTCGCAAGAGTAACTACATTCGCGTTCCTACCACGTTGATTGGTTTAATCGATGCAGGCGTAGCGATTAAGGTAGCAGTGAATCATCGCAAGTTGAAAAATCGCTTGGGAGCATATCATGCACCTTTGAAAGTGATCCTCGATTTCTCATTTTTGAAAACCTTGCCAATGGCTCAAGTTCGTAATGGTATGGCAGAGTTGGTGAAAATCGCTGTAGTTGCTAACTCTGAAGTGTTTGAACTGCTATACGAATATGGCGAAGAACTTCTTTCCACTCACTTTGGACACGTGAATGGTACACCAGAACTTAAAGAGATTGCCCATAAACTCAACTACGAGGCTATCAAAACCATGTTGGAGTTAGAGACTCCTAACTTGCATGAAATAGACCTTGATCGCGTCATTGCCTACGGTCACACTTGGAGTCCTACCCTAGAATTAGCTCCTCACATACCCCTCTATCATGGTCATGCGGTCAATATAGATATGGCTTTGTCTGCAACCATTGCCGCACAACGGGGCTATATTCCAACTCAAGAGCGCGATCGCATTCTAGACTTGATGAGTCGGATAGGTTTATCACTCGATCATCCTCTACTAGATGGGGATTTATTGTGGTACGCTACCGAGTCTATAAGCTTGACACGAGATGGCAAACAACGCGCAGCCATGCCTCGTCCTATTGGTGAGTGCTTCTTTGTCAATGATCTGACGCGTGAAGAACTTGATGCTGCCGTAGCTGAACATAAACGTCTTTGTGCTAGATACCCTCGTGGTGGACATGGGATTGACGCCTATATTGAGAGTCAAGAAGCCAAGCTATTGGGGGTGTGA
- a CDS encoding O-methyltransferase, with amino-acid sequence MTSVVGQKTARPITPHSILVAQLQKTLKLAQESKIPVEVLDSLRQGVQLAAGLDPYLDDYTTPESSALTALAQKTSIEDWSKRFGDGETVRQLEQEMLSGHLEGQTLKMFVHMTKAKRILEVGMFTGYSALAMAEALPSDGQLIGCEVDPYVAQFAQACFGESPHGEKIVVEVAPALETLHKLAARKEVFDLIFVDADKKEYVEYFQTILDSNLLAPDGLICVDNTLLQGQVYLPPEQRTANGEAIAQFNRIVAADPRVEQVLLPIRDGITLIRRVV; translated from the coding sequence ATGACGAGTGTTGTAGGACAAAAAACAGCTAGACCAATAACTCCACACAGCATCTTAGTAGCCCAGCTACAGAAAACCCTCAAATTAGCACAAGAGAGTAAGATTCCCGTAGAGGTATTAGATTCTTTGCGCCAGGGAGTTCAATTAGCGGCGGGTTTAGATCCCTACTTGGATGATTACACCACCCCCGAATCGAGCGCATTAACAGCATTGGCGCAAAAAACTAGCATTGAAGACTGGAGCAAACGCTTCGGTGATGGTGAAACAGTGCGTCAACTAGAGCAGGAGATGCTCTCAGGACATCTTGAAGGACAGACATTGAAAATGTTTGTTCACATGACCAAGGCAAAGCGGATTCTAGAAGTAGGAATGTTCACAGGGTATTCAGCTTTGGCAATGGCAGAAGCATTACCAAGTGATGGGCAACTCATAGGTTGCGAAGTTGATCCCTATGTCGCTCAATTTGCTCAGGCTTGCTTTGGTGAGTCTCCTCACGGCGAGAAAATCGTTGTGGAAGTAGCACCTGCCCTAGAGACACTCCACAAGCTGGCTGCGAGAAAAGAAGTATTTGATCTGATCTTCGTCGATGCGGATAAAAAAGAGTATGTAGAGTACTTCCAGACCATCTTGGATAGTAACTTACTGGCTCCCGACGGGTTAATCTGCGTGGATAATACTTTGTTGCAGGGACAAGTTTACCTACCACCAGAACAACGCACCGCCAACGGTGAAGCGATCGCTCAGTTCAACCGTATTGTTGCCGCCGATCCTCGTGTAGAGCAAGTTCTCTTACCCATCCGAGACGGTATAACCCTGATTAGACGCGTTGTGTAA
- a CDS encoding D-alanine--D-alanine ligase family protein, giving the protein MPLLRILHLVGSAYNDFYCELSRKYAQICLVETANPSLYDFLIAYITPDQQWRFPCSLSPEDIAVAKPMPLLEAIQFITAQNIDLMLPQMFCIPGVTHYRALFDLLKIPYIGNTPDVMAITAHKARTKAIVAAAGVKVPFGELLRQGDVPTIKPPAVVKPATADNSLGVSLVKEVTDYDVALKKAFEHASEVIVEEFIEPGREVRCGIIVKDGDLVALPLQEYLVDPHEKPIRSYTEKFPKPDDGNLRLTAKDNVKYWIVDPNDPITQKVQQEAKKCHLALGCRHYSLFDFRIDPKGEPWFLEAGLYCIFAHKSVITHTAKAAGIPLNELFMTAINEALVKI; this is encoded by the coding sequence ATGCCACTACTTCGTATCCTTCATTTAGTTGGGTCTGCATACAATGATTTTTACTGTGAGTTGTCACGCAAATACGCCCAAATCTGTCTGGTAGAGACAGCAAATCCATCGCTCTATGACTTTCTGATTGCATACATCACACCTGATCAGCAGTGGCGATTTCCTTGCTCCCTCAGTCCAGAAGATATTGCTGTCGCCAAACCCATGCCTCTGTTAGAGGCTATACAGTTTATAACAGCGCAAAACATTGACCTTATGTTGCCACAAATGTTTTGTATCCCTGGAGTGACTCACTACCGCGCACTATTCGACCTGCTGAAGATCCCTTACATAGGCAATACTCCGGATGTCATGGCAATAACGGCCCACAAAGCCAGAACCAAAGCAATTGTCGCAGCAGCAGGGGTCAAAGTGCCTTTTGGAGAACTGCTTCGCCAAGGAGACGTGCCGACAATTAAACCTCCCGCAGTCGTCAAACCCGCAACTGCCGACAACTCTTTAGGGGTGTCGTTAGTTAAAGAGGTTACTGACTATGACGTTGCCCTGAAGAAAGCATTTGAACATGCTTCGGAGGTCATCGTAGAAGAATTTATTGAACCAGGTCGAGAAGTCAGATGCGGCATCATTGTCAAAGATGGGGATCTAGTCGCTTTACCCCTTCAAGAGTATCTGGTAGACCCTCACGAGAAACCCATCCGCAGCTATACTGAGAAATTCCCAAAACCGGATGATGGCAACTTGCGTTTAACCGCTAAAGATAATGTCAAGTACTGGATTGTAGATCCTAATGACCCCATCACCCAAAAGGTTCAGCAAGAAGCGAAGAAGTGTCATTTGGCTTTGGGCTGTCGCCATTATAGTTTATTTGACTTCCGCATCGACCCAAAGGGAGAACCTTGGTTCTTAGAAGCCGGGTTGTATTGTATTTTTGCCCACAAAAGTGTGATTACCCATACGGCGAAAGCCGCGGGAATTCCTTTAAATGAGTTATTTATGACGGCGATCAATGAAGCGTTGGTCAAGATCTGA